In Paroedura picta isolate Pp20150507F chromosome 6, Ppicta_v3.0, whole genome shotgun sequence, one genomic interval encodes:
- the LOC143840623 gene encoding vitelline membrane outer layer protein 1-like yields MHLIITIELSLLFSCCLWEVETRKVVSTLSVRNGGIWGHWGKKEFCHEGYIEGFSLKLPETSGGPIDDTGVIGIRGHCSDGSLVTSTVGEGGTWSKPLFCRFGNLDRFALRVTEPQGPLGDDTSVNNIKFACPDKSVLEGNGPAWGTYGEWSKPCLEYEMCGIQTMVEDPIGLHVLDRTELNDVKFFCCE; encoded by the exons ATGCATCTCATCATTACTATTGAACTCTCTCTGCTATTCTCTTGTTGTCTATGGGAAGTGGAAACACGCAAGGTCGTCTCCACTCTTTCTGTAAGAAATGGAGGGATATGGGGACATTGGGGCAAAAAGGAATTCTGCCATGAAGGCTACATTGAAGGGTTTTCGCTAAag TTGCCAGAAACGTCTGGAGGTCCTATTGATGACACTGGTGTTATTGGCATACGTGGGCATTGTTCAGATGGCTCACTCGTCACATCTACAGTGGGAGA GGGCGGTACCTGGTCTAAGCCACTCTTCTGCCGGTTTGGCAACCTGGACAGATTCGCACTAAGAGTGACAGAACCCCAAGGACCACTAGGCGATGATACATCTGTCAACAACATCAAGTTTGCATGCCCAGACAAATCTGTACTGGAAGGAAATGGACCAGCGTGGGGCACATATGGGGAATGGAGTAAGCCCTGCCTTGAATATGAAATGTGTGGGATTCAAACTATGGTGGAGGATCCCATTGGGCTGCATGTGCTGGATCGTACCGAACTCAATGATGTCAAGTTTTTCTGTTGTGAATAA